One stretch of Prunus persica cultivar Lovell chromosome G1, Prunus_persica_NCBIv2, whole genome shotgun sequence DNA includes these proteins:
- the LOC18791974 gene encoding PLASMODESMATA CALLOSE-BINDING PROTEIN 3, giving the protein MASFSHSKQLSSLFLVISMVGMLGTFINIVGVDGATASSSSSSSSTWCVARSDATTQALQTGLDYACGAGADCSPLQSTGLCYLPNTIQAHASYAFNSYYQRKAMAPGSCDFAGTSTIAQTDPSYGSCVYPSSASTAGGTATPTTPPATGIFSAPTTPTTPTFGGGSVTGFTPGMTPTIPDSDDNSKASLESMIPTILMHVSFMFVLSFTLN; this is encoded by the exons ATGGCATCATTCTCACACTCAAAGCAGCTAAGCTCTCTGTTCCTGGTAATATCCATGGTGGGTATGCTTGGAACTTTCATCAATATTGTGGGGGTAGATGGAGCaactgcttcttcttcttcttcttcttcttcaacttgGTGTGTGGCAAGAAGTGATGCTACCACCCAAGCCCTTCAGACAGGCTTAGACTATGCATGCGGGGCTGGTGCTGACTGTTCCCCATTACAATCCACTGGCCTCTGTTATCTTCCAAACACAATCCAAGCTCATGCCTCTTATGCCTTCAACAGTTATTATCAGCGCAAGGCTATGGCTCCTGGCTCTTGTGACTTCGCTGGCACTTCCACCATTGCTCAAACCGATCCCA GTTATGGATCTTGTGTGTACCCATCTTCTGCAAG CACGGCTGGAGGGACAGCTACACCAACCACGCCACCAGCTACAGGCATTTTCAGTGCACCAACAACGCCTACGACACCAACATTTGGCGGGGGTAGCGTTACTGGATTCACTCCGGGAATGACCCCGACGATCCCTGACTCTGACGACAACTCAAAAGCATCCCTGGAGTCCATGATCCCAACAATCTTGATGCATGTGTCCTTCATGTTTGTTCTTTCATTTACCCTAAACTAA